DNA sequence from the Chrysiogenia bacterium genome:
TGATCTGACAGCGGCAATCGATCGCTGCAATGCAGGGACGCGTGAGTGGCAGCCCGACGAACTGGCACAGCTTGAGAGCCAGGTTCTTGGCAGGGCGCCGAAGCGGGCAGGGACCACGGTTGAAGTTTTCAACGAAAGCACGCTGGCCGGCGCCGCCGAGCTTGCGCGGGTCCGGCGCTTCCAGCGCGTGGGCGTGCTGAACTTCGCTTCAGCGCGCAGACCCGGCGGCGGTTTCCTAAACGGGGCCGCCGCGCAGGAGGAGAGCCTGGCGCGCAGCTCTGCGCTCTTTGCCTCGCTTTCCCAGGTTTCTGAATTCTATGTCGCGCACCGGCGCCTGCGCGATCCTCGCTATTCCGACCGCATGATTTACTCGCCTGGCTGCCCGGTCTTTCGCGATGATAGCGGCGCGCTGATGAGCGCGCCCTATGCCGTCGACTTCATCACGAGCGCGGCGCCCAATGCCGGCGCGCTCTCCAGGCGCAGCTCCCGCGCCGGCCTACCCGCTATCCTCAAACAGCGCGCCGGCAAACTACTGGCGCTGGCCTGCGATCAGGGGTGTGATGCCCTGCTGCTTGGTGCATGGGGCTGCGGTGTCTTTCGCAATGATCCGGAAGTTGTGTCTGGGGTCTTTGGAGAA
Encoded proteins:
- a CDS encoding TIGR02452 family protein, which encodes MDRSALATIAQETMEILRVGAYDLPSGARVDLTAAIDRCNAGTREWQPDELAQLESQVLGRAPKRAGTTVEVFNESTLAGAAELARVRRFQRVGVLNFASARRPGGGFLNGAAAQEESLARSSALFASLSQVSEFYVAHRRLRDPRYSDRMIYSPGCPVFRDDSGALMSAPYAVDFITSAAPNAGALSRRSSRAGLPAILKQRAGKLLALACDQGCDALLLGAWGCGVFRNDPEVVSGVFGELLLPGGAYFGRFAHLRFSVLSSGEDQTNYLAFAERFSETGPATRSDRSS